In Bremerella sp. JC817, the genomic stretch ACCGCCTCGACGGCCCGGGTGTCCACCGCGGCGAAGAGCCGGGAGTAGGTGGCCTTGCTCGGCGTCTTCCCGTCGCGGAAGCCGAGCAGGTGGGTCAACCGAGGCCCCCGCAGGCGTCCGAAGTGGGCGATCGCCTCCAGCGAGGTCATGCCCGAGAGCATGGCCACGACGGCCAGGGCGAGCAAGGACGGCAGTGGATAGCGTTGCCCCCGCCGACCGCGTGGGTCGGGCACCTGGGCCAACCGCTCCATCAAGGACAACGTCGCG encodes the following:
- a CDS encoding transposase family protein, with translation MNTATLSLMERLAQVPDPRGRRGQRYPLPSLLALAVVAMLSGMTSLEAIAHFGRLRGPRLTHLLGFRDGKTPSKATYSRLFAAVDTRAVEAV